A single genomic interval of Drosophila virilis strain 15010-1051.87 chromosome 2, Dvir_AGI_RSII-ME, whole genome shotgun sequence harbors:
- the Fancd2 gene encoding Fanconi anemia group D2 protein homolog isoform X1, translating to MYRKFKKRTNAQLGLNTIDENATIKIPRVPAAQKTDATIETLTGESEEENIPASQEQTQRFLSQHSLALAATLGRTQSSSRINSSRQPNSFFEMVLLNAGVQLDQADTFVLSCDHIAIVSKLRDILVRSPKYPENIETFKTGLNVALAPKSKLAQKLLSGCTIDTAGEEQVYQSQNSMFINFLMIDFLREPCLEVLFNKIEEIAKLERVQTVPGCLPLLPLMLAQLRYLTLSHSDQIYAHIERIFNNASEPSKLDIISSAEYLLDGSKHDDFVELLTINYSSSKDLFQLTTLQMLSNLTLSARTQGKLRERILEFIKDESNCSNVTLPHLIRILLNSLNQDTDVVVRELVSTLREIFTWRHRSQRESSPASDTPAANDKQSQLELFGFLQQGLKRSKRFYQMWQRTISGLPASEFKSFDFIMLLLLIHINEDNTLYIENLLRRRIKLEHITVNILDEIKTHFPHILEQHIGTLMHILHDFMREKNRIVADFAKAAYSVLFKICNSIQKSILKKLLELTFDKSAQHVTTTLTLLRELQRKNPKHVQNCAMLLMPLLDRLSDLTLPQTRLAMDLLCHVAFPEPKLPECVPLQDQIEMVVKKQQINRTEYVKRQGIIGCVQLIDAIARIETLLMNNEDLQTSVDSITSLPDGRSKQAANLIMLTQSAICNSPELLALFYDELASVLNIRYYNQESIYMLDNQFLMWLCELMTYRFQQSFVNDHQPNTIKGIRLECQKNINELDDTNVNTEAAVLDIGINISELVLSPNGNACDSVYVLAPLFHLVSVLHNQRYQYSLELVNALQGCAIVLPSFFDDPNYLAIFDNYDEELQKRILCIYFHTINWMRVTTCAFASQKDEATRKRVLKRLADLICTEQRLKPLLAHAPIGFAPPPCQFLSNPKQSATLQVVRDKRTATSKAKAINNETITEEPQSMDQTKLNDLTIKLGACKSVKCKINFEQLYGPIERFRQLDVGIIVLLKEQPFSLNYPLEADEVGTHLGLLELRFILTDLVHKLDTIINGHQDVNEADSLRSYVAKPEHFLSDLQKCLGEIHMRLITLRAHIDEELEKVNSVHSNLDLFKDRFNYVKTCFGLCIQFFALYFSWNEWSDKSKTDLLQSSLNALLPPGQRKTAKKPVIGRIASQIFDYFLKYEESVLVLGTAVQLQHLLRSLRKLSCSGETAAQRSVQQGEDMRKLCTNMLRRKWYHYSGSVEKGAQCNIHLDELIKGFLKDSPFERQKDILLALGDECLILNKKDMALESIPNIKKANFPLLFRGLCEILISTLNAQCSGYIEGDRFKLWESTICLLNGLLEIVKKVEQPRNFALFLKHSQLFLKLLLQHGLSVLETIVRDSPERLTKFLRELQNVTKFLHNLCCHSKSIKNTAIISYIPSLRETLETLVFRMKALLAANKCHAAFHISILDNKDLHGDAIVTPRGSLINETNSDEEIPEDDASVDETALDDDLASRSVDSSTRRSTNSRSKSNSRSKCF from the exons ATGTATCGTAAATTTAAGAAACGCACCAATGCCCAACTAGGGCTAAACACAATTGATGAGAatgcaacaattaaaataccG CGCGTTCCagctgcccaaaaaacagaTGCTACAATCGAGACATTGACTGGCGAAAGTGAGGAAGAGAATATACCAGCTTCCCAGGAGCAAACGCAACGCTTCCTGTCGCAACACAGCCTCGCATTGGCCGCTACATTGGGTCGCACCCAGTCATCGTCTAGGATCAACAGTTCCCGCCAGCCGAATAGCTTCTTTGAGATGGTGCTCCTGAACGCTGGTGTGCAACTGGACCAAGCGGACACATTTGTGCTGTCCTGCGATCACATTGCTATTGTCTCTAAGCTACGTGACATATTGGTGCGCTCTCCAAAATATCCCGAAAATATTGAAACCTTTAAAACGGGCCTAAACGTAGCGCTTGCGCCCAAATCGAAACTGGCCCAGAAACTGCTTAGTGGCTGCACCATAGACACTGCTGGAGAAGAGCAGGTGTATCAATCACAGAACAGCATGTTCATCAACTTTCTGATGATCGACTTTCTACGCGAGCCCTGCCTTGAGGTGCTTTTTAACAAAATCGAGGAGATTGCCAAGTTGGAGCGAGTGCAAACGGTGCCGGGTTGCCTGCCCTTGCTTCCACTGATGCTTGCCCAATTGCGATACCTAACGCTGTCGCATAGTGATCAGATCTATGCACACATCGAACGCATCTTCAACAACGCCTCAGAGCCGTCTAAATTGGATATCATAAGCAGCGCTGAGTATTTGCTGGACGGAAGTAAACACGACGATTTTGTCGAGCTGCTCAC CATTAATTATTCGAGCAGCAAAGATCTTTTTCAATTGACCACACTACAAATGTTAAGCAATTTGACGCTAAGTGCTAGGACACAGGGAAAACTTCGCGAACGTATCCTGGAGTTCATCAAGGACGAAAGCAATTGCTCGAATGTG ACACTGCCGCATCTCATACGCATCTTGCTTAATAGTCTCAATCAGGACACAGACGTTGTCGTGCGTGAG CTGGTCTCCACATTGCGCGAAATCTTCACCTGGCGTCATAGATCGCAAAGAGAAAGCTCTCCTGCAAGTGACACGCCTGCTGCCAACGATAAGCAATCACAATTGGAGCTCTTTGGTTTCCTGCAACAGGGTCTTAAGCGCTCCAAACGATTTTATCAAATGTGGCAGCGAACCATCAGCGGTTTGCCTGCCAGCGAATTCAA ATCGTTTGATTttataatgctgttgctgctcatACACATCAACGAGGATAACACATTATATATCGAAAATCTT TTGCGCCGACGCATTAAACTAGAGCATATCACAGTAAACATATTGGATGAAATAAAAACGCACTTTCCGCATATATTGGAGCAACATATTGGCACCCTGATGCACATACTGCATGACTTTATGCGTGAAAAGAATCGCATTGTTGCTGATTTTGCCAAAGCTGCCTACAG TGTACTCTTTAAAATCTGCAACTCGATACAAAAAAGCATACTTAAGAAACTGTTGGAGCTAACCTTTGACAAATCTGCACAGCATGTGACCACCACCTTGACATTACTGCGCGAACTGCAGCGGAAGAATCCTAAGCACGTGCAGAACTGTGCCATGTTGTTGATGCCGTTGCTCGATCGCCTTAGCGATTTGACGTTGCCACAAACACGCCTTGCCATGGACTTGCTGTGTCACGTTGCATTCCCCGAACCCAAATTGCCAGAGTGTGTGCCGCTGCAGGATCAGATCGAAATGGTTGTAAAAAAGCAGCAAATCAATCGCACCGAATATGTCAAGAGGCAGGGCATCATTGGCTGCGTGCAGCTGATTGATGCCATTGCACGCATTGAAACGTTGCTTATGAACAACGAGGATTTGCAAACCAGCGTGGACAGCATTACCTCGTTGCCAGATGGACGCAGCAAGCAGGCAGCTAACCtgataa TGCTCACCCAGTCAGCTATATGTAACTCTCCTGAATTGCTGGCATTGTTTTACGATGAGTTGGCCAGTGTTTTGAATATCCGCTACTACAACCAAGAGTCGATTTATATGCTGGACAATCAGTTTCTGATGTGGCTCTGTGAGCTGATGACCTATCGCTTCCAGCAGAGCTTTGTGAATGATCATCAGCCGAACACAATCAA AGGCATAAGGCTAGAATGTCAGAAGAACATCAATGAATTAGACGATACAAATGTAAATACTGAAGCAGCTGTCCTTGATATTGGCATTAATATATCTGAACTGGTTTTGAGTCCAAATGGCAA TGCCTGTGACTCGGTTTATGTGCTTGCTCCACTCTTTCACCTGGTCAGCGTGTTGCACAATCAACGCTATCAGTACAGTCTGGAGTTGGTTAATGCACTGCAAGGTTGCGCCATTGTGCTGCCCTCGTTCTTTGATGATCCGAATTATTTGGCCATCTTTGACAATTATGATGAGGAATTGCAAAAGCGCATTTTGTGCATTTACTTTCACACGATCAACTGGATGCGAGTTACGACTTGTGCCTTCGCTTCCCAGAAGGATGAGGCAACACGCAAGCGGGTTCTAAAGCGTCTCGCCGATTTGATTTGCACAGAGCAAAGACTAAAGCCGCTTTTGGCGCATGCGCCCATTGGTTTTGCGCCGCCGCCTTGCCAGTTCCTAAGCAATCCCAAGCAATCCGCAACACTGCAAGTTGTGCGCGACAAAAGGACTGCCACAAGTAAGGCCAAGGCAATTAATAACGAAACGATTACAGAGGAGCCCCAAAGCATGGACCAAACAAAACTTAACGATTTGACCATCAAGTTGGGTGCGTGCAAGTCcgttaaatgcaaaatcaattTTGAACAATTATATGGACCCATTGAGCGTTTTAGGCAGCTTGATGTGGGAATAATAGTGTTGCTGAAAGAGCAACCCTTTAGCCTGAACTATCCACTGGAAGCGGATGAAGTGGGCACCCATTTGGGTTTGCTAGAATTGCGTTTTATACTCACAGATTTGGTGCATAAATTGGACACTATTATCAATGGGCACCAGGACGTAAATGAAGCGGATTCCTTAAGGTCGTATGTGGCTAAGCCGGAACATTTTTTATCAGATTTACAGAAATGTCTAGGCGAAATCCATATGCGTTTAATCACTCTGCGAGCGCACATTGATGAGGAACTGGAAAAAGTAAATAGTGTGCACAGTAATTTGGATCTGTTCAAGGATCGTTTCAACTATGTAAAAACTTGCTTTGGTCTATGCATTCAATTCTTTGCTTTGTATTTCTCATGGAACGAATGGAGTGACAAGTCCAAGACAGATCTGCTGCAGT CATCTTTAAATGCCCTGCTGCCACCTGGACAACGGAAGACAGCCAAAAAGCCAGTCATCGGACGCATTGCGTCGCAGATTTTTGATTACTTCCTTAAATATGAGGAATCGGTGTTGGTTCTTGGTACAGCTGTGCAGCTCCAGCATCTGTTGCGCAGCTTGCGGAAGTTGAGCTGTTCCGGCGAAACGGCAGCCCAGCGCAGTGTTCAGCAGGGCGAAGATATGC GCAAATTATGCACCAATATGCTGCGACGTAAGTGGTACCACTACTCGGGTAGCGTGGAGAAGGGCGCACAATGTAACATTCATCTTGACGAGCTGATTAAAGGATTTCTTAAGGATTCACCTTTTGAACGGCAAAAGGATATTTTACTGGCACTTGGGGATGAGTGCCTGattctaaataaaaaagatatgGCCTTAGAATCGATACCCAATATCAAAAA GGCCAACTTTCCTTTGCTGTTTCGTGGCTTGTGTGAGATTCTCATTAGCACACTGAACGCCCAGTGCAGCGGCTACATCGAAGGTGATCGGTTTAAACTTTGGGAGTCAACTATATGCTTACTAAATGGCCTGTTGGAGATTGTCAAGAAAGTGGAGCAGCCACGGAACTTTGCCTTGTTTTTGAAGCACTCACAGCTGTTCCTGAAGCTGCTGCTACAACATGGTCTGTCTGTTCTTGAGACTATTGTGCGCGACAGTCCCGAACGGCTTACCAAGTTCCTTCGCGAATTACAGAATGTGACAAAGTTTTTGCACAACCTGTGCTGTCATTCAAAGTCCATAAAGAACACGGCCATCATAAGCTACATTCCCAGCCTGCGTGAAACACTGGAAACACTAGTGTTTCGAATGAAAGCCTTGCTGGCGGCCAACAAGTGCCACGCCGCTTTCCACATTAGCATTTTGGACAACAAGGATCTGCATGGCGATGCAATTGTAACGCCCAGGGGATCTCTTATCAACGAGACGAATAGCGATGAGGAAATACCCGAGGATGATGCCAGTGTTGATGAAACTGCATTGGACGACGATTTGGCCAGCAGAAGTGTGGATAGTTCTACGCGGCGCAGCACCAATAGTCGCAGCAAATCAAATTCACGTAGTAAATGCTTTTAA
- the Fancd2 gene encoding Fanconi anemia group D2 protein homolog isoform X2 gives MYRKFKKRTNAQLGLNTIDENATIKIPRVPAAQKTDATIETLTGESEEENIPASQEQTQRFLSQHSLALAATLGRTQSSSRINSSRQPNSFFEMVLLNAGVQLDQADTFVLSCDHIAIVSKLRDILVRSPKYPENIETFKTGLNVALAPKSKLAQKLLSGCTIDTAGEEQVYQSQNSMFINFLMIDFLREPCLEVLFNKIEEIAKLERVQTVPGCLPLLPLMLAQLRYLTLSHSDQIYAHIERIFNNASEPSKLDIISSAEYLLDGSKHDDFVELLTINYSSSKDLFQLTTLQMLSNLTLSARTQGKLRERILEFIKDESNCSNTLPHLIRILLNSLNQDTDVVVRELVSTLREIFTWRHRSQRESSPASDTPAANDKQSQLELFGFLQQGLKRSKRFYQMWQRTISGLPASEFKSFDFIMLLLLIHINEDNTLYIENLLRRRIKLEHITVNILDEIKTHFPHILEQHIGTLMHILHDFMREKNRIVADFAKAAYSVLFKICNSIQKSILKKLLELTFDKSAQHVTTTLTLLRELQRKNPKHVQNCAMLLMPLLDRLSDLTLPQTRLAMDLLCHVAFPEPKLPECVPLQDQIEMVVKKQQINRTEYVKRQGIIGCVQLIDAIARIETLLMNNEDLQTSVDSITSLPDGRSKQAANLIMLTQSAICNSPELLALFYDELASVLNIRYYNQESIYMLDNQFLMWLCELMTYRFQQSFVNDHQPNTIKGIRLECQKNINELDDTNVNTEAAVLDIGINISELVLSPNGNACDSVYVLAPLFHLVSVLHNQRYQYSLELVNALQGCAIVLPSFFDDPNYLAIFDNYDEELQKRILCIYFHTINWMRVTTCAFASQKDEATRKRVLKRLADLICTEQRLKPLLAHAPIGFAPPPCQFLSNPKQSATLQVVRDKRTATSKAKAINNETITEEPQSMDQTKLNDLTIKLGACKSVKCKINFEQLYGPIERFRQLDVGIIVLLKEQPFSLNYPLEADEVGTHLGLLELRFILTDLVHKLDTIINGHQDVNEADSLRSYVAKPEHFLSDLQKCLGEIHMRLITLRAHIDEELEKVNSVHSNLDLFKDRFNYVKTCFGLCIQFFALYFSWNEWSDKSKTDLLQSSLNALLPPGQRKTAKKPVIGRIASQIFDYFLKYEESVLVLGTAVQLQHLLRSLRKLSCSGETAAQRSVQQGEDMRKLCTNMLRRKWYHYSGSVEKGAQCNIHLDELIKGFLKDSPFERQKDILLALGDECLILNKKDMALESIPNIKKANFPLLFRGLCEILISTLNAQCSGYIEGDRFKLWESTICLLNGLLEIVKKVEQPRNFALFLKHSQLFLKLLLQHGLSVLETIVRDSPERLTKFLRELQNVTKFLHNLCCHSKSIKNTAIISYIPSLRETLETLVFRMKALLAANKCHAAFHISILDNKDLHGDAIVTPRGSLINETNSDEEIPEDDASVDETALDDDLASRSVDSSTRRSTNSRSKSNSRSKCF, from the exons ATGTATCGTAAATTTAAGAAACGCACCAATGCCCAACTAGGGCTAAACACAATTGATGAGAatgcaacaattaaaataccG CGCGTTCCagctgcccaaaaaacagaTGCTACAATCGAGACATTGACTGGCGAAAGTGAGGAAGAGAATATACCAGCTTCCCAGGAGCAAACGCAACGCTTCCTGTCGCAACACAGCCTCGCATTGGCCGCTACATTGGGTCGCACCCAGTCATCGTCTAGGATCAACAGTTCCCGCCAGCCGAATAGCTTCTTTGAGATGGTGCTCCTGAACGCTGGTGTGCAACTGGACCAAGCGGACACATTTGTGCTGTCCTGCGATCACATTGCTATTGTCTCTAAGCTACGTGACATATTGGTGCGCTCTCCAAAATATCCCGAAAATATTGAAACCTTTAAAACGGGCCTAAACGTAGCGCTTGCGCCCAAATCGAAACTGGCCCAGAAACTGCTTAGTGGCTGCACCATAGACACTGCTGGAGAAGAGCAGGTGTATCAATCACAGAACAGCATGTTCATCAACTTTCTGATGATCGACTTTCTACGCGAGCCCTGCCTTGAGGTGCTTTTTAACAAAATCGAGGAGATTGCCAAGTTGGAGCGAGTGCAAACGGTGCCGGGTTGCCTGCCCTTGCTTCCACTGATGCTTGCCCAATTGCGATACCTAACGCTGTCGCATAGTGATCAGATCTATGCACACATCGAACGCATCTTCAACAACGCCTCAGAGCCGTCTAAATTGGATATCATAAGCAGCGCTGAGTATTTGCTGGACGGAAGTAAACACGACGATTTTGTCGAGCTGCTCAC CATTAATTATTCGAGCAGCAAAGATCTTTTTCAATTGACCACACTACAAATGTTAAGCAATTTGACGCTAAGTGCTAGGACACAGGGAAAACTTCGCGAACGTATCCTGGAGTTCATCAAGGACGAAAGCAATTGCTCGAAT ACACTGCCGCATCTCATACGCATCTTGCTTAATAGTCTCAATCAGGACACAGACGTTGTCGTGCGTGAG CTGGTCTCCACATTGCGCGAAATCTTCACCTGGCGTCATAGATCGCAAAGAGAAAGCTCTCCTGCAAGTGACACGCCTGCTGCCAACGATAAGCAATCACAATTGGAGCTCTTTGGTTTCCTGCAACAGGGTCTTAAGCGCTCCAAACGATTTTATCAAATGTGGCAGCGAACCATCAGCGGTTTGCCTGCCAGCGAATTCAA ATCGTTTGATTttataatgctgttgctgctcatACACATCAACGAGGATAACACATTATATATCGAAAATCTT TTGCGCCGACGCATTAAACTAGAGCATATCACAGTAAACATATTGGATGAAATAAAAACGCACTTTCCGCATATATTGGAGCAACATATTGGCACCCTGATGCACATACTGCATGACTTTATGCGTGAAAAGAATCGCATTGTTGCTGATTTTGCCAAAGCTGCCTACAG TGTACTCTTTAAAATCTGCAACTCGATACAAAAAAGCATACTTAAGAAACTGTTGGAGCTAACCTTTGACAAATCTGCACAGCATGTGACCACCACCTTGACATTACTGCGCGAACTGCAGCGGAAGAATCCTAAGCACGTGCAGAACTGTGCCATGTTGTTGATGCCGTTGCTCGATCGCCTTAGCGATTTGACGTTGCCACAAACACGCCTTGCCATGGACTTGCTGTGTCACGTTGCATTCCCCGAACCCAAATTGCCAGAGTGTGTGCCGCTGCAGGATCAGATCGAAATGGTTGTAAAAAAGCAGCAAATCAATCGCACCGAATATGTCAAGAGGCAGGGCATCATTGGCTGCGTGCAGCTGATTGATGCCATTGCACGCATTGAAACGTTGCTTATGAACAACGAGGATTTGCAAACCAGCGTGGACAGCATTACCTCGTTGCCAGATGGACGCAGCAAGCAGGCAGCTAACCtgataa TGCTCACCCAGTCAGCTATATGTAACTCTCCTGAATTGCTGGCATTGTTTTACGATGAGTTGGCCAGTGTTTTGAATATCCGCTACTACAACCAAGAGTCGATTTATATGCTGGACAATCAGTTTCTGATGTGGCTCTGTGAGCTGATGACCTATCGCTTCCAGCAGAGCTTTGTGAATGATCATCAGCCGAACACAATCAA AGGCATAAGGCTAGAATGTCAGAAGAACATCAATGAATTAGACGATACAAATGTAAATACTGAAGCAGCTGTCCTTGATATTGGCATTAATATATCTGAACTGGTTTTGAGTCCAAATGGCAA TGCCTGTGACTCGGTTTATGTGCTTGCTCCACTCTTTCACCTGGTCAGCGTGTTGCACAATCAACGCTATCAGTACAGTCTGGAGTTGGTTAATGCACTGCAAGGTTGCGCCATTGTGCTGCCCTCGTTCTTTGATGATCCGAATTATTTGGCCATCTTTGACAATTATGATGAGGAATTGCAAAAGCGCATTTTGTGCATTTACTTTCACACGATCAACTGGATGCGAGTTACGACTTGTGCCTTCGCTTCCCAGAAGGATGAGGCAACACGCAAGCGGGTTCTAAAGCGTCTCGCCGATTTGATTTGCACAGAGCAAAGACTAAAGCCGCTTTTGGCGCATGCGCCCATTGGTTTTGCGCCGCCGCCTTGCCAGTTCCTAAGCAATCCCAAGCAATCCGCAACACTGCAAGTTGTGCGCGACAAAAGGACTGCCACAAGTAAGGCCAAGGCAATTAATAACGAAACGATTACAGAGGAGCCCCAAAGCATGGACCAAACAAAACTTAACGATTTGACCATCAAGTTGGGTGCGTGCAAGTCcgttaaatgcaaaatcaattTTGAACAATTATATGGACCCATTGAGCGTTTTAGGCAGCTTGATGTGGGAATAATAGTGTTGCTGAAAGAGCAACCCTTTAGCCTGAACTATCCACTGGAAGCGGATGAAGTGGGCACCCATTTGGGTTTGCTAGAATTGCGTTTTATACTCACAGATTTGGTGCATAAATTGGACACTATTATCAATGGGCACCAGGACGTAAATGAAGCGGATTCCTTAAGGTCGTATGTGGCTAAGCCGGAACATTTTTTATCAGATTTACAGAAATGTCTAGGCGAAATCCATATGCGTTTAATCACTCTGCGAGCGCACATTGATGAGGAACTGGAAAAAGTAAATAGTGTGCACAGTAATTTGGATCTGTTCAAGGATCGTTTCAACTATGTAAAAACTTGCTTTGGTCTATGCATTCAATTCTTTGCTTTGTATTTCTCATGGAACGAATGGAGTGACAAGTCCAAGACAGATCTGCTGCAGT CATCTTTAAATGCCCTGCTGCCACCTGGACAACGGAAGACAGCCAAAAAGCCAGTCATCGGACGCATTGCGTCGCAGATTTTTGATTACTTCCTTAAATATGAGGAATCGGTGTTGGTTCTTGGTACAGCTGTGCAGCTCCAGCATCTGTTGCGCAGCTTGCGGAAGTTGAGCTGTTCCGGCGAAACGGCAGCCCAGCGCAGTGTTCAGCAGGGCGAAGATATGC GCAAATTATGCACCAATATGCTGCGACGTAAGTGGTACCACTACTCGGGTAGCGTGGAGAAGGGCGCACAATGTAACATTCATCTTGACGAGCTGATTAAAGGATTTCTTAAGGATTCACCTTTTGAACGGCAAAAGGATATTTTACTGGCACTTGGGGATGAGTGCCTGattctaaataaaaaagatatgGCCTTAGAATCGATACCCAATATCAAAAA GGCCAACTTTCCTTTGCTGTTTCGTGGCTTGTGTGAGATTCTCATTAGCACACTGAACGCCCAGTGCAGCGGCTACATCGAAGGTGATCGGTTTAAACTTTGGGAGTCAACTATATGCTTACTAAATGGCCTGTTGGAGATTGTCAAGAAAGTGGAGCAGCCACGGAACTTTGCCTTGTTTTTGAAGCACTCACAGCTGTTCCTGAAGCTGCTGCTACAACATGGTCTGTCTGTTCTTGAGACTATTGTGCGCGACAGTCCCGAACGGCTTACCAAGTTCCTTCGCGAATTACAGAATGTGACAAAGTTTTTGCACAACCTGTGCTGTCATTCAAAGTCCATAAAGAACACGGCCATCATAAGCTACATTCCCAGCCTGCGTGAAACACTGGAAACACTAGTGTTTCGAATGAAAGCCTTGCTGGCGGCCAACAAGTGCCACGCCGCTTTCCACATTAGCATTTTGGACAACAAGGATCTGCATGGCGATGCAATTGTAACGCCCAGGGGATCTCTTATCAACGAGACGAATAGCGATGAGGAAATACCCGAGGATGATGCCAGTGTTGATGAAACTGCATTGGACGACGATTTGGCCAGCAGAAGTGTGGATAGTTCTACGCGGCGCAGCACCAATAGTCGCAGCAAATCAAATTCACGTAGTAAATGCTTTTAA